In one window of Primulina tabacum isolate GXHZ01 chromosome 8, ASM2559414v2, whole genome shotgun sequence DNA:
- the LOC142554758 gene encoding uncharacterized protein LOC142554758 — protein MRAMASTYHQKIKFPVRGQVGEVRGDQPSSRKCYVETVRVDQKRARKEDKGKKVSRVDEVAEKREMHFVAEEEQEVVKIEPGKHIRQELVGISPQVAEHKLNIIPGSRPVKQKKRYFGPEKDKVIDEQVQELLRVGHIREGYHKIPLAWEDQDKASFITSGDTFCYVVMPFGLKNAGATYQHLMNHVFQKQMGRNVEVYVDDILIKTRSAHRSYPFFQVLRKAQMFSWDEKGEQDFQDLKKHLTELPILVKPEPGERLWVYLSATEYAVSSVLIRKEGTDQKPMYYVSHVLRGAELKYSEVEKIALALVVTARKLRPYFLSHPIVVLTNYPLGRIMTHSEVSGRMVKWTVELRNMTYDIKYKPRDVGSGVVLIAPSVEKLALRIDYRVTNNDAEYEAVLVGLQAAREVGASWVIIYSDSQLVAQQIKGVYEAKDEKMLKYLGLITARAARLIDWSIEQIPWEKNGEANTLAKMAASLTDINSREILCFTRLVLSIDENAPST, from the exons ATGAGGGCTATGGCCTCCACTTACCATCAGAAAATCAAATTTCCGGTTCGAGGTCAAGTCGGGGAGGTCCGAGGAGATCAACCTTCTTCTCGGAAATGTTATGTGGAGACGGTCCGAGTGGATCAGAAGAGGGCAAGGAAGGAAGATAAGGGGAAGAAGGTGAGCCGTGTAGATGAGGTGGCCGAGAAAAGGGAGATGCATTTTGTTGctgaggaggaacaagaagtTGTGAAAATTGAGCCGGGGAAGCATATCCGG CAGGAACTAGTCGGGATCTCACCTCAAGTGGCTGAGCATAAATTGAATATTATCCCTGGATCCCGGCCTGTGAAGCAGAAGAAAAGGTATTTTGGCCCTGAAAAAGATAAAGTCATTGATGAACAGGTGCAAGAGTTGCTGCGGGTCGGCCACATTCGGGAG GGGTACCATAAAATACCCCTTGCCTgggaagatcaagataaagcaAGTTTCATCACTTCGGGAGACACTTTCTGCTATGTGGTCATGCCCTTTGGATTGAAGAATGCCGGGGCCACATACCAGCATCTGATGAATCATGTCTTTCAGAAACAGATGGGTAGGAATGTGGAAGTTTACGTGGATGACATCTTAATCAAGACCCG GTCCGCCCACAGAAGCTATCCTTTCTTTCAAGTTTTGAGGAAGGCTCAAATGTTTAGTTGGGACGAGAAGGGTGAGCAAGattttcaagatctaaaaaaACACTTGACCGAGTTGCCCATCTTAGTGAAGCCCGAGCCCGGAGAGAGATTGTGGGTTTATTTATCCGCTACAGAGTACGCCGTTAGCTCTGTACTCATCCGGAAAGAAGGGACCGACCAGAAGCCGATGTATTATGTCAGTCATGTCCTCAGAGGAGCAGAGCTAAAAtacagtgaagtagagaagatagCTCTGGCCTTGGTAGTGACTGCCCGAAAACTGAGACCCTATTTTCTTTCACATCCAATTGTGGTTCTCACTAACTACCCACTTGGGAGAATCATGACACATTCTGAAGTCTCTGGAAGAATGGTCAAATGGACAGTAGAGCTCAGGAATATGACATATGACATTAAGTATAAACCTCGG GATGTGGGGTCAGGGGTAGTTTTGATTGCTCCATCAGTAGAGAAGCTAGCTTTAAGGATTGATTACCGGGTCACCAATAACGACGCTGAATATGAAGCTGTCCTGGTTGGATTACAAGCCGCCCGGGAAGTTGGAGCTTCCTGGGTCATTATTTATTCTGATTCTCAACTAGTTGCCCAACAAATAAAAGGAGTATATGAAGCCAAAGATGAAAAAATGCTCAAATATTTGGGGCTCATCACAGCCCGGGCAGCGCGCTTAATTGATTGGAGTATCGAGCAAATTCCCTGGGAAAAGAACGGGGAGGCTAACACCTTAGCCAAAATGGCCGCCTCCTTGACAGACATAAATAGCCGGGAAATCTTGTGCTTCACCCGACTGGTTCTCTCTATTGATGAAAATGCACCATCAACATAG